GTTTCCACTATGATGTTAAGATGACTATACTTTCCACTTATGTCCTCATTAAAGAATGTCCTTTATTTCCAAGATGGACTTGGAGTTCTAGCCAatatgtttctcctttttttctataCTTTCATAATCCTGTGTCACAGATCTAAGCTCATGGACCTGATCTCCTGTCAGCTGCCCTTCATCCACATAATGCTGGTCCTCACTAGAGGGGATATGTGGCTTACCGATGTATTTGAATCACTGAAGTTTGACAATGACTTCAAATGTAAGGCAACTTTTTACATACACAGAGTGATGAGAGGCCTCTCCATCTGcatcacctgcctcctgagtgtgatCCAGGCTGTCACTATCAGTCCCAGTACCTCTTTCTTGGCAAACTTTAAACTTAAGCTAAAAAAATACATGACCTATGCCTTCTTCTACATTTGGTCTTTCAATTTGTCATTCAGTATCAACCTGATCTTCTATGTTGGTGCTTTTACAAATTTGAGTGAGACTAACCAGATTAAGGTCACTAAATCCTGCTCAATCTTCCCCATGAACAATATCATCAGGGCACTGATTTTAACAGTGACAACCTCCAGAGATGTATTTCTTGTAGGAGTTATGCTGACCACAAGTATATACATGGTGATTATCTTGTTCAGACATCAGAGGCAATGCAAGCATCTTCATAGCCTTAGCCACCTGAGAGCATCCCCTGAGAAAAAGGCCACCCAGACCATCTTGCTgcttgtggttttatttgtgatcTCGTACTGGGTGGACTTCATCATCTCATCCACTGCAGTCCTGTCATGGATGTACCACCCAGTCATCCTGACTGTTCAGAAGTTTGTGATGAATGCCTATCCCACAATTACTCCTTTGTTCCAAATCAGTTCTGATAACAGAATTTTCAATATGCTGATAAATTTTCAGTCAAAGTGTCGCAAGATTTGTTAAAAACTGtagttgttttcttctttaggtGAAGGAGTAGAACATGCATATGACCAAAATGTGTTTTATGATATTCTCcaagaataaaaattatatatatgtataaatttatttattttaatttatatgaaaGAGTGTTGTGccagcatgtgtgcatgtgtgcattcctGGTGCGCACAGAGGCCAGTGGAGgtcattgaatcccctggaactggggttacagacagttgtaggGAGTCATGCTGGTGCAGCaccaataatttttttctaataaacagATTTTCTTTCAGATTAATACTACAAGTAGCAAATGGTGATTCTTCATGTATTTAATTACAATTTTTGTGGTATAACACATATACATTCTGTGACATTTCTGCTGCCAAGTACTATACAGTACTTTAGGTTCATTTTATACCGTAAGTTGATATTTCCATagatattctttttctctttcctttttctttatatcataAATGTCCTCTTGATGCTGAGGTTACTTTCTGATATGGATTTTAAAGcttttctgttaaaaaaattTAATCTACCTTTAGTCATCAAGAATAGTTAAATTATCTTATTGTAGCTTTAGTT
This is a stretch of genomic DNA from Cricetulus griseus strain 17A/GY chromosome 8, alternate assembly CriGri-PICRH-1.0, whole genome shotgun sequence. It encodes these proteins:
- the LOC100756373 gene encoding LOW QUALITY PROTEIN: putative vomeronasal receptor-like protein 4 (The sequence of the model RefSeq protein was modified relative to this genomic sequence to represent the inferred CDS: substituted 1 base at 1 genomic stop codon) encodes the protein MMLRXLYFPLMSSLKNVLYFQDGLGVLANMFLLFFYTFIILCHRSKLMDLISCQLPFIHIMLVLTRGDMWLTDVFESLKFDNDFKCKATFYIHRVMRGLSICITCLLSVIQAVTISPSTSFLANFKLKLKKYMTYAFFYIWSFNLSFSINLIFYVGAFTNLSETNQIKVTKSCSIFPMNNIIRALILTVTTSRDVFLVGVMLTTSIYMVIILFRHQRQCKHLHSLSHLRASPEKKATQTILLLVVLFVISYWVDFIISSTAVLSWMYHPVILTVQKFVMNAYPTITPLFQISSDNRIFNMLINFQSKCRKIC